A single window of Terriglobales bacterium DNA harbors:
- a CDS encoding DUF1572 family protein has protein sequence MSDDVGRIYLDEVQRQFRGNKRQAEAALAQLSDEEFFRAPGDPESNSIAVLVKHLAGNMRSRFTDFFTTDLEKPWRHRDQEFEMPAGATREQLMQAWEAGWKTVFEAVGGLTPADLARTVTVRGESYAALQAINRQLAHYAHHIGQILFWAKHMKGAAWKTLSIPRGMSETPEALAAEKKWAKSEHKEPQK, from the coding sequence ATGAGCGACGATGTGGGGCGCATCTATCTCGATGAAGTGCAGCGGCAGTTCCGCGGCAACAAGCGCCAGGCGGAAGCCGCGCTGGCGCAGTTGAGCGACGAGGAGTTCTTCCGCGCGCCCGGCGATCCCGAATCCAACAGCATCGCCGTCCTGGTGAAGCACCTGGCGGGCAACATGCGCTCCCGCTTCACCGACTTCTTCACCACCGACCTGGAGAAGCCCTGGCGGCATCGCGACCAGGAGTTCGAGATGCCCGCCGGCGCCACTCGCGAGCAGCTCATGCAGGCCTGGGAGGCGGGCTGGAAGACGGTCTTCGAGGCCGTGGGCGGGCTCACGCCCGCCGACCTGGCGCGCACGGTGACGGTGCGGGGTGAGAGCTACGCGGCGCTGCAAGCCATCAACCGCCAGCTCGCCCACTACGCCCACCACATCGGGCAGATCCTCTTCTGGGCGAAGCACATGAAGGGTGCGGCGTGGAAGACGCTGAGCATCCCGCGGGGGATGTCGGAGACGCCGGAAGCGCTGGCCGCGGAGAAGAAGTGGGCGAAGTCGGAGCACAAGGAGCCGCAGAAGTAG
- a CDS encoding DUF1287 domain-containing protein, which translates to MKRLPLAAALFLLAGILPAQSPPPPAAHADFVARLVAAADERPQHQVRYDSSYRRIPYPSGDVPPDVGACTDEIVRIYRAVGIDLQKEVHQDMLTHFSAYPHKWRLSRPDSNIDHRRVPNLAVFFARHGQSLPVTADAKDYQPGDLVTWDLGGGTPHIGMVVDRKTLFGGRHLVVHNVGEGPKMEDVLFAWRVTGHYRYYGSAR; encoded by the coding sequence GGCCGCGGCCCTCTTCCTGCTCGCCGGGATCCTTCCGGCGCAGTCGCCGCCGCCGCCCGCCGCGCATGCCGATTTCGTCGCCCGCCTGGTGGCGGCCGCGGATGAGCGCCCCCAGCACCAGGTCCGCTACGACTCGAGCTACCGCCGCATCCCCTATCCCAGTGGCGACGTGCCGCCCGACGTCGGCGCCTGCACCGACGAGATCGTGCGCATCTACCGCGCCGTGGGCATCGACCTGCAGAAGGAGGTCCACCAGGACATGCTCACCCACTTCAGCGCCTACCCGCACAAGTGGAGATTGAGCCGTCCCGACTCCAACATCGACCATCGCCGCGTGCCCAACCTTGCGGTGTTTTTTGCGCGCCACGGCCAGAGCCTGCCGGTGACGGCGGACGCGAAGGATTATCAGCCAGGCGACCTCGTCACCTGGGACCTGGGCGGCGGCACGCCTCACATCGGCATGGTGGTGGACCGCAAGACCTTGTTCGGGGGCCGCCACCTGGTCGTGCACAACGTGGGCGAGGGCCCCAAGATGGAAGACGTGCTCTTCGCTTGGCGGGTCACCGGGCACTACCGCTACTACGGCTCCGCTCGCTAG